The proteins below are encoded in one region of Vespa velutina chromosome 21, iVesVel2.1, whole genome shotgun sequence:
- the LOC124956342 gene encoding protein abrupt isoform X3, giving the protein MAASSSSSSGEQQYSLRWNDFHSSILSSFRHLRDEEDFVDVTLACDSSSFTAHKVVLSACSPYFRRLLKKKKKKKKKKKNAFFECSQANPCQHPIVILRDVASSDMESLLRFMYHGEVHVGQEQLAAFLKTAQMLQVRGLADVNSGAATAKIPPPPSSSGNNGSAPTTPRNPWQDNGRGDLNESGLSPPPDKRPRSYSPPLGNHIEPKTDLQESLLGQALEGGPTIHTTPTNNVQAQSTGEDSNSISDNEEDMSNNDSILNSVKTEPSDILNDSMEHHRSTFPAALLGLQGLMPGPSGIHAANQDPNYGRWQPSGGDGSSSSSGWLPGTSSTKNEHAGPGTYQSGSHNSKGQDLASLLHHHHHHHHHHHHATSQQSQQHNLNALNSLNSLNSEQLTMMHQKLQNNLQTLQQQQQQQQQQQHQQQQQQQQQQQQQQQQQQQVSSKSEQLNLMFQSCAKDKIESMAMLHQQAHRRYSHQLEGGNHSGKPKCPECGKIYSNNSNLKQHIVNVHTVQTEYISCHVCNKQFKTKQYLQIHLLSMHGIRKRKSYPLYQMQTHAQAQQQQQQQQQSAASGNNQQSSLQQQYPPAERSRAR; this is encoded by the exons ATGGCGGcctcttcgtcctcgtcgAGCGGCGAGCAGCAATACTCACTCAGGTGGAACGACTTCCACTCGAGCATCCTTAGCTCATTTCGTCATCTTAGGGACGAAGAGGATTTCGTCGATGTGACATTAGCCTGCGATAGTAGCAGTTTCACTGCTCACAAGGTCGTCCTCTCCGCCTGCAGCCCTTATTTCAGGCGACTTCTTAAG aagaagaagaagaagaagaagaagaagaagaacgcaTTCTTTGAATGCAGTCAA GCAAACCCATGCCAGCATCCAATTGTGATATTAAGGGACGTTGCATCTTCGGATATGGAGTCCCTATTACGGTTTATGTATCATGGAGAAGTACACGTTGGTCAAGAACAATTGGCTGCCTTTCTGAAGACCGCGCAAATGCTTCAGGTTCGAGGATTGGCGGATGTTAATAGTGGTGCTGCTACAGCTAAAATTCCACCCCCACCTTCGTCAAGTGGCAACAATGGTAGTGCACCC ACGACGCCACGTAATCCATGGCAAGATAACGGCAGGGGAGATCTTAATGAGAGTGGCTTGAGTCCTCCACCGGATAAGAGACCTAGAAGTTATAGTCCCCCACTGGGTAATCATATCGAGCCAAAAACAGACCTACAAGAGTCTCTCTTGGGACAGGCCCTTGAAGGTGGACCCACGATACATACGACACCTACGAACAATGTTCag gCCCAATCGACTGGCGAAGATTCGAATTCTATATCGGACAACGAGGAAGATATGTCGAACAACGATAGTATCTTAAACTCAGTGAAAACAGAACCTAGCGATATATTGAATGATTCGATGGAGCATCATCGTAGTACCTTCCCAGCTGCGCTTTTGGGTCTACaag GACTTATGCCAGGACCATCGGGGATTCATGCGGCAAATCAGGATCCAAATTACG GGCGGTGGCAGCCCTCTGGAGGAGACGGTTCAAGCTCGAGTTCCGGTTGGCTGCCGGGTACGTCCTCGACGAAAAACGAGCATGCCGGGCCTGGAACCTACCAGAGCGGATCTCACAACTCTAAAGGGCAGGACCTTGCCTCTCTCctacatcatcatcatcatcatcatcatcatcaccaccatgCCACCAGCCAACAGTCGCAGCAACACAACTTGAACGCACTCAACTCTTTGAACAGTTTGAATAGCGAGCAACTTACGATGATGCATCAGAAACTACAAAATAATCTTCAGACTttgcagcagcagcagcaacaacaacaacaacaacaacatcagcagcagcagcagcagcagcagcaacagcaacaacagcaacaacagcaacaacaagtGTCCTCAAAGAGTGAACAGCTAAACCTGATGTTTCAATCCTGTGCTAAGGATAAAATCGAGAGTATGGCGATGTTACATCAACAAGCCCATCGTCGTTATTCACATCAACTGGAAGGTGGTAATCATTCTGGCAAACCAAAGTGTCCAGAATGCggtaaaatttattcgaacaaTTCTAACCTGAAGCAGCACATCGTAAACGTACATACCGTGCAAACCGAATACATCTCTTGTCATGTCTGCAACAAGCAATTTAAAACGAAGCAATATCTGCAAATACATTTGTTATCGATGCACGGCATCaggaaaaggaagagttaTCCTCTATATCAGATGCAGACACACGCTCAAgctcaacaacaacagcaacaacagcaacaatcAGCTGCATCTGGCAACAATCAACAATCATCGTTACAACAACAATATCCACCGGCTGAAAG
- the LOC124956342 gene encoding protein abrupt isoform X5: MAASSSSSSGEQQYSLRWNDFHSSILSSFRHLRDEEDFVDVTLACDSSSFTAHKVVLSACSPYFRRLLKANPCQHPIVILRDVASSDMESLLRFMYHGEVHVGQEQLAAFLKTAQMLQVRGLADVNSGAATAKIPPPPSSSGNNGSAPTTPRNPWQDNGRGDLNESGLSPPPDKRPRSYSPPLGNHIEPKTDLQESLLGQALEGGPTIHTTPTNNVQAQSTGEDSNSISDNEEDMSNNDSILNSVKTEPSDILNDSMEHHRSTFPAALLGLQGLMPGPSGIHAANQDPNYGRWQPSGGDGSSSSSGWLPGTSSTKNEHAGPGTYQSGSHNSKGQDLASLLHHHHHHHHHHHHATSQQSQQHNLNALNSLNSLNSEQLTMMHQKLQNNLQTLQQQQQQQQQQQHQQQQQQQQQQQQQQQQQQQVSSKSEQLNLMFQSCAKDKIESMAMLHQQAHRRYSHQLEGGNHSGKPKCPECGKIYSNNSNLKQHIVNVHTVQTEYISCHVCNKQFKTKQYLQIHLLSMHGIRKRKSYPLYQMQTHAQAQQQQQQQQQSAASGNNQQSSLQQQYPPAERSRAR, from the exons ATGGCGGcctcttcgtcctcgtcgAGCGGCGAGCAGCAATACTCACTCAGGTGGAACGACTTCCACTCGAGCATCCTTAGCTCATTTCGTCATCTTAGGGACGAAGAGGATTTCGTCGATGTGACATTAGCCTGCGATAGTAGCAGTTTCACTGCTCACAAGGTCGTCCTCTCCGCCTGCAGCCCTTATTTCAGGCGACTTCTTAAG GCAAACCCATGCCAGCATCCAATTGTGATATTAAGGGACGTTGCATCTTCGGATATGGAGTCCCTATTACGGTTTATGTATCATGGAGAAGTACACGTTGGTCAAGAACAATTGGCTGCCTTTCTGAAGACCGCGCAAATGCTTCAGGTTCGAGGATTGGCGGATGTTAATAGTGGTGCTGCTACAGCTAAAATTCCACCCCCACCTTCGTCAAGTGGCAACAATGGTAGTGCACCC ACGACGCCACGTAATCCATGGCAAGATAACGGCAGGGGAGATCTTAATGAGAGTGGCTTGAGTCCTCCACCGGATAAGAGACCTAGAAGTTATAGTCCCCCACTGGGTAATCATATCGAGCCAAAAACAGACCTACAAGAGTCTCTCTTGGGACAGGCCCTTGAAGGTGGACCCACGATACATACGACACCTACGAACAATGTTCag gCCCAATCGACTGGCGAAGATTCGAATTCTATATCGGACAACGAGGAAGATATGTCGAACAACGATAGTATCTTAAACTCAGTGAAAACAGAACCTAGCGATATATTGAATGATTCGATGGAGCATCATCGTAGTACCTTCCCAGCTGCGCTTTTGGGTCTACaag GACTTATGCCAGGACCATCGGGGATTCATGCGGCAAATCAGGATCCAAATTACG GGCGGTGGCAGCCCTCTGGAGGAGACGGTTCAAGCTCGAGTTCCGGTTGGCTGCCGGGTACGTCCTCGACGAAAAACGAGCATGCCGGGCCTGGAACCTACCAGAGCGGATCTCACAACTCTAAAGGGCAGGACCTTGCCTCTCTCctacatcatcatcatcatcatcatcatcatcaccaccatgCCACCAGCCAACAGTCGCAGCAACACAACTTGAACGCACTCAACTCTTTGAACAGTTTGAATAGCGAGCAACTTACGATGATGCATCAGAAACTACAAAATAATCTTCAGACTttgcagcagcagcagcaacaacaacaacaacaacaacatcagcagcagcagcagcagcagcagcaacagcaacaacagcaacaacagcaacaacaagtGTCCTCAAAGAGTGAACAGCTAAACCTGATGTTTCAATCCTGTGCTAAGGATAAAATCGAGAGTATGGCGATGTTACATCAACAAGCCCATCGTCGTTATTCACATCAACTGGAAGGTGGTAATCATTCTGGCAAACCAAAGTGTCCAGAATGCggtaaaatttattcgaacaaTTCTAACCTGAAGCAGCACATCGTAAACGTACATACCGTGCAAACCGAATACATCTCTTGTCATGTCTGCAACAAGCAATTTAAAACGAAGCAATATCTGCAAATACATTTGTTATCGATGCACGGCATCaggaaaaggaagagttaTCCTCTATATCAGATGCAGACACACGCTCAAgctcaacaacaacagcaacaacagcaacaatcAGCTGCATCTGGCAACAATCAACAATCATCGTTACAACAACAATATCCACCGGCTGAAAG